The DNA sequence CCGGTTCTCCGCCTCGTCCCAGACGACCGACTGCGGTCCGTCGATGACGGCCGCCTCGACCTCGAAGCCGCGGTAGGCGGGCAGGCAGTGCAGGAAGATCGCCTCGGCATCGGCCTGCGCCATGAGGGACTCGGTGACGGCGAACGGCACGAACGGGCTGGCGCTGCCCTGCCGCTCGCCCTTCTGCGCCTCCATGCCCATCGAGACCCAGGTGTCGGTGACGACGACGTCGGCCCCGGCCACGGCCGCAGCGGCCTCGTCGACCACGACCACCGAGCCGCCCTGCTCGGCGGCGAGCTCCTCGGCACGGGCGAGGACCGCGGCCTGGGGCTGGTGCGACCCGGGGGTCCCGATGCGGACGTGCATGCCGGCCAGGGCGCAGCCCAGGAGGTAGGAGTGGGCCATGTTGTTCGCGCCGTCGCCGACGTAGGCCAGGGTCAACCCCGCGAGCACGCCCTTGCGCTCGTTGACGGTCAGCAGGTCGGCCAGGATCTGGCAGGGGTGGAAGTCGTCGGTGAGCGCGTTGACCACCGGCACCCCGGCGAACGCGGCCATCTCCTCGATCCGGTCCTGGCCGTACGTGCGCCAGACGATCGCCGCGGACTGCCGCCCGAGGACCCGCGCGGTGTCGGCGACCGACTCGCGGACCCCGATCTGCGCCAGGGCGCCGTCGACGACGAGCGGGTGGCCGCCGAGCTGGGCGATGGCACCCGTGAACGACACCTGCGTGCGCAGCGTCGGCTTGTCGAACACGACCGAGACGACCTGCGGGCCGGCCAGGCTCTGGCGTGAGAACGGCGCCGCCTTGAGCTCGGCCGCGCGGGCCAGGACCAGCGCCTGCTCCTCGGCGGTGAGGTCGTCGTCGCGCAGGAAGTGGCGGAGGGTCACGAGGTCTCCTTCGGGGTCGGCTCGGGCGGGGTGGACGCGGCGTCGAGG is a window from the Phycicoccus sp. M110.8 genome containing:
- the argF gene encoding ornithine carbamoyltransferase, which produces MTLRHFLRDDDLTAEEQALVLARAAELKAAPFSRQSLAGPQVVSVVFDKPTLRTQVSFTGAIAQLGGHPLVVDGALAQIGVRESVADTARVLGRQSAAIVWRTYGQDRIEEMAAFAGVPVVNALTDDFHPCQILADLLTVNERKGVLAGLTLAYVGDGANNMAHSYLLGCALAGMHVRIGTPGSHQPQAAVLARAEELAAEQGGSVVVVDEAAAAVAGADVVVTDTWVSMGMEAQKGERQGSASPFVPFAVTESLMAQADAEAIFLHCLPAYRGFEVEAAVIDGPQSVVWDEAENRLHAQKALLSFLVEESA